The Exiguobacterium mexicanum genome includes a window with the following:
- a CDS encoding pyridoxal phosphate-dependent aminotransferase, whose translation MRPVSLPIYPVTYPDGYRLNQNESQFPVPSRLYDQLATISFQDLHEYPVQPIDELFTRYAAYAGVEPNQLLVGCGSDEMIHVVTQALLAPEDVVLSPSPDFALYPIFTTIAHGRHVQADDLSYDALVQAITQHTPKLLLLSNPNNPTGKLWSVAELAELAGLVPYLIVDEAYIDFTPTSSMVAHLDAFTNVIVLRTLSKAFGLANVRLGFIVTTTELAAYFRQFVPPFNISGVSAKIANIFLQNATYLDEAIAWHADMRGQWTDLFATIGHVHPAEANFIYVTLDEPEAVWAHLVAHGVHTSKQPNGIRITLGNESALEAARQALVTYASQPTA comes from the coding sequence GGTGCCGTCCCGCCTCTATGACCAGCTCGCGACGATTTCGTTCCAAGACTTGCATGAGTATCCGGTCCAACCGATTGACGAGTTGTTCACCCGTTATGCGGCCTACGCCGGTGTCGAGCCGAATCAATTGCTCGTCGGTTGCGGCAGTGACGAGATGATTCACGTCGTCACCCAGGCGCTGTTGGCACCGGAAGACGTCGTCTTGTCACCGAGCCCGGATTTCGCACTCTATCCGATCTTCACGACAATCGCGCACGGCCGGCACGTGCAAGCCGATGACCTGTCGTATGACGCACTCGTCCAGGCGATCACGCAACACACACCGAAGCTGTTGCTGTTGTCGAACCCGAACAATCCGACCGGAAAATTGTGGAGCGTCGCTGAATTGGCCGAACTCGCGGGACTCGTGCCGTACTTGATCGTCGACGAAGCCTATATCGACTTCACACCGACGTCGAGCATGGTGGCCCATCTTGATGCATTCACGAACGTGATTGTACTGCGGACGTTATCGAAGGCGTTTGGCCTGGCCAACGTCCGCCTCGGTTTCATAGTCACGACGACCGAACTCGCCGCTTATTTCCGTCAGTTCGTCCCGCCATTCAACATTAGCGGTGTCAGCGCGAAAATCGCCAACATCTTTTTACAAAATGCGACGTATCTCGATGAGGCCATCGCATGGCACGCCGACATGCGCGGACAGTGGACCGACTTGTTCGCCACCATCGGACACGTCCATCCCGCCGAGGCGAACTTCATTTACGTCACGCTCGATGAGCCGGAGGCCGTTTGGGCCCACCTCGTCGCGCATGGCGTTCACACATCGAAACAACCGAACGGGATTCGCATCACGCTCGGCAATGAATCTGCTCTCGAAGCAGCACGTCAGGCACTGGTCACCTACGCGTCACAACCGACAGCATAA
- a CDS encoding maltose acetyltransferase domain-containing protein, with translation MTEKEKMIRGELYLAGDEELVADRRQARRLTERFNRSGIDELDDRKAVLAELFGSTGSSFYLEPTFKCDYGYNIHLGERFFANFDCVFLDICPITFGDDCMLGPGVHVYTATHPLDPTERISGLEYGKPVAVGHRVWIGGGAILNPGVTVGDDAVIASGAVVTKDVPARAVVGGNPAKVLKFIP, from the coding sequence ATGACTGAAAAAGAAAAGATGATTCGGGGCGAGCTTTACTTGGCCGGGGACGAGGAACTCGTCGCCGACCGGCGTCAGGCCCGGCGTTTGACGGAACGATTTAATCGATCCGGGATCGATGAACTCGACGACCGAAAAGCAGTGTTAGCGGAGCTGTTCGGCTCGACCGGAAGTTCGTTTTATTTGGAGCCTACGTTCAAATGCGACTACGGTTATAACATTCATCTCGGAGAACGGTTCTTCGCTAACTTTGATTGCGTATTCCTCGACATCTGTCCGATCACATTCGGTGACGATTGCATGCTCGGTCCTGGTGTGCACGTGTATACAGCGACGCATCCGCTCGACCCGACCGAACGGATCTCGGGTCTTGAATACGGGAAACCGGTCGCGGTCGGACATCGGGTATGGATCGGCGGCGGTGCCATTCTAAACCCAGGGGTGACAGTCGGGGACGATGCCGTCATCGCCTCTGGCGCCGTTGTGACGAAAGACGTGCCAGCCCGTGCCGTCGTCGGGGGGAATCCGGCGAAAGTGCTCAAGTTCATACCATGA
- a CDS encoding PEP phosphonomutase has protein sequence MKRILDCRASDFLTFNRSDLIGSIRKAEGRTVLAEVIPTVQPLYPEVTNAELARAFGADMILLNMLDVFHPYIKGLESHALFGNMPGETMSDNPIMELKRLVGLPLGVNLEPVDFSEKSEDMYDVKQGRLATREAFARASELGIDFICLTGNPNTGVTNEAIEQAIINARQEFAGVIIAGKMHQAGVGRVLDQEAYVRFAEAGADIILIPAPGTVPGVREDEFYEVTREIQALDKLVVAAIGTSQEGSDEATIRDIALSSKRGGTDIFHIGDAGLSGIATPENIQALSIAIRGRRHTYIRMAASVNR, from the coding sequence ATGAAACGAATTCTTGATTGCAGAGCCAGTGATTTCTTGACGTTCAACCGCTCGGATTTGATTGGATCGATTCGCAAAGCCGAAGGCCGGACCGTACTCGCCGAAGTCATCCCGACCGTACAACCACTCTATCCGGAAGTGACGAACGCCGAACTCGCGCGGGCGTTCGGTGCCGACATGATTCTTTTGAACATGCTCGACGTGTTCCACCCGTACATAAAAGGTCTCGAAAGCCACGCCTTGTTCGGAAACATGCCGGGCGAGACGATGTCTGACAATCCAATCATGGAATTGAAGCGGCTCGTCGGTCTCCCGCTCGGGGTCAACCTCGAACCGGTCGACTTCTCTGAGAAATCGGAGGATATGTATGATGTGAAACAAGGACGGCTCGCGACACGGGAAGCGTTCGCCAGAGCGTCAGAGCTCGGCATCGACTTCATCTGCCTGACCGGAAACCCGAACACCGGGGTGACGAACGAGGCGATCGAGCAAGCCATCATCAACGCGCGCCAAGAGTTCGCGGGCGTCATCATCGCCGGGAAGATGCATCAAGCCGGCGTCGGCCGTGTACTTGATCAAGAGGCGTACGTCCGTTTTGCTGAAGCCGGGGCCGATATCATCTTGATTCCAGCGCCCGGCACCGTTCCTGGCGTCCGTGAAGATGAATTCTATGAAGTCACGCGCGAGATTCAGGCGTTGGATAAACTCGTCGTCGCCGCCATCGGCACATCACAGGAAGGGTCCGATGAAGCGACGATTCGTGACATCGCCTTGTCCTCGAAGCGCGGTGGGACGGACATCTTCCATATCGGCGATGCTGGGCTGTCCGGAATCGCCACACCGGAGAATATCCAGGCGTTATCGATTGCGATTCGGGGACGGCGCCATACGTACATCCGTATGGCCGCCTCGGTCAACCGCTAA
- the hisF gene encoding imidazole glycerol phosphate synthase subunit HisF, with amino-acid sequence MLKRRIIPCLDVKDGRVVKGIEFVALRDIGDPVEIAKYYDASGADELVFLDITASTERRQTMLDVVSAVARKVFIPLTVGGGIRSLEDISSLLKAGADKVSLNTLAVESPDLIKRAAERFGSQCIVIAIDVKFEDDEYFVYTYGGKNRTELRAVDWAKQVAALGAGELLVTSMNQDGKQSGYDLRILDLLRDAVDIPIIASGGAGNANHVVDALEKVDAALLASILHDRKTTVEEVKHVCSEHNLPMRFVTTKTD; translated from the coding sequence ATGCTTAAACGTCGCATCATTCCGTGTCTTGATGTCAAAGACGGTCGTGTCGTCAAAGGGATCGAGTTTGTCGCGTTACGTGACATCGGCGACCCGGTCGAGATTGCCAAGTATTATGACGCCTCCGGTGCGGATGAGCTCGTGTTTCTCGATATCACTGCGAGTACGGAACGCCGGCAGACGATGCTTGACGTCGTCAGTGCCGTCGCCCGGAAAGTGTTCATCCCGCTCACGGTCGGCGGCGGTATTCGGTCGCTTGAGGATATTTCCTCGCTCTTAAAAGCTGGGGCCGATAAAGTGTCGCTCAACACGCTCGCCGTCGAATCACCCGATTTGATCAAACGAGCGGCCGAACGGTTCGGGTCACAATGTATCGTCATCGCCATCGACGTCAAGTTCGAAGACGACGAGTACTTTGTCTATACGTATGGCGGGAAGAACCGGACCGAGTTGCGGGCCGTCGATTGGGCAAAGCAAGTGGCCGCACTTGGGGCGGGTGAACTGCTCGTCACGTCGATGAATCAGGACGGAAAGCAGAGCGGCTACGATTTGCGAATCCTTGATTTGCTCCGGGACGCCGTCGATATCCCGATTATCGCCTCTGGCGGTGCCGGGAACGCGAATCACGTCGTCGACGCGCTCGAGAAGGTCGATGCGGCGCTACTCGCCTCGATTTTGCATGACCGGAAAACGACAGTGGAAGAGGTGAAACACGTATGCAGCGAGCACAACTTGCCGATGCGGTTCGTTACGACGAAAACGGATTGA
- the hisA gene encoding 1-(5-phosphoribosyl)-5-[(5-phosphoribosylamino)methylideneamino]imidazole-4-carboxamide isomerase codes for MRLLPAIDLIDGKIVRLTEGDFNTEEQYGDPYEKLKEWQGRVPMLHLIDLEGAKAGEPRHLDVVRFAKSCGFFVQTGGGIRSEEALDAVMATGVDRVLLGTKAFTDPDFLDRALAKYGDRVAVALDAYDGIVAVNGWQQATDLKDIDAAKELVDRGVKTILYTDIGSDGKLNGPNLERMKALRDAVSVTIIASGGVTTEADVEALQAAGIDEAVVGKALLSGQVSLDDLIEWEARHA; via the coding sequence GTGAGATTACTACCGGCCATTGATTTGATTGACGGAAAAATCGTCCGCTTGACGGAAGGCGATTTCAATACAGAAGAACAGTATGGCGACCCATACGAAAAATTGAAGGAATGGCAAGGGCGCGTTCCGATGCTTCACTTGATTGATCTCGAAGGGGCGAAAGCCGGCGAACCGAGACATCTTGATGTCGTCCGATTCGCCAAATCGTGCGGCTTCTTCGTCCAGACCGGCGGAGGCATCCGTTCCGAGGAAGCGCTCGATGCGGTCATGGCGACCGGCGTCGACCGTGTCTTGCTTGGGACAAAGGCGTTCACAGACCCGGATTTCTTGGACCGGGCGCTCGCGAAGTACGGTGATCGTGTCGCCGTCGCCCTCGACGCCTATGATGGCATCGTCGCCGTCAACGGATGGCAACAAGCGACCGACTTAAAAGATATCGATGCCGCGAAAGAACTCGTCGACCGTGGGGTCAAGACGATTCTCTATACGGATATCGGTTCGGACGGGAAATTGAACGGACCGAACCTCGAGCGGATGAAGGCGCTCCGTGATGCTGTTTCAGTCACGATCATCGCCTCGGGTGGCGTGACGACCGAGGCTGACGTCGAGGCGCTTCAAGCGGCCGGCATCGACGAGGCGGTCGTCGGGAAGGCACTACTCTCCGGACAAGTCAGTCTTGATGACTTGATCGAGTGGGAGGCGCGCCATGCTTAA
- the hisH gene encoding imidazole glycerol phosphate synthase subunit HisH: MKIAVIDYGMGNVFNVERALQAIGCYVTITNNPVEIEAADAILLPGVGAFPQAMQSLNETGLIPLLKRSAQEKPFLGICLGMQLLFESSTEGVPTEGLGLIEGRVERMRAKRLPHVGWNSILRDEDVYFVHSYHVVTDPVHVVASADYMGETVPAIVQKGLVTGMQFHPEKSGAFGLRLLTEWKEAVEREITTGH, translated from the coding sequence ATGAAAATCGCGGTCATCGATTATGGAATGGGTAACGTGTTCAACGTCGAACGGGCACTCCAAGCTATCGGCTGTTACGTCACCATCACGAACAATCCCGTCGAAATCGAGGCGGCGGACGCCATCTTGCTACCTGGTGTCGGGGCGTTCCCGCAGGCGATGCAATCGCTGAACGAGACGGGTCTGATTCCGCTGTTGAAACGGTCGGCACAGGAAAAACCGTTCCTTGGCATCTGTCTCGGCATGCAACTCTTATTCGAGTCGAGCACGGAAGGCGTGCCGACGGAGGGACTCGGTTTGATTGAAGGGCGCGTCGAGCGGATGCGGGCGAAACGTCTGCCACACGTCGGATGGAACTCGATTTTGCGCGACGAGGACGTCTATTTCGTCCACTCGTATCACGTCGTGACTGATCCAGTCCACGTCGTCGCGTCTGCCGATTATATGGGTGAAACCGTGCCAGCCATCGTGCAAAAAGGACTCGTCACGGGGATGCAGTTTCATCCCGAGAAGAGCGGCGCGTTCGGATTACGTTTATTGACAGAATGGAAGGAGGCGGTCGAACGTGAGATTACTACCGGCCATTGA
- the hisB gene encoding imidazoleglycerol-phosphate dehydratase HisB, which translates to MRTAETKRETKETNIELKLDLNGTGQSDIKTGVGFFDHMLTLFAFHSQIDLTVHVEGDTWVDAHHTVEDVGITLGQIINQALGDKVGIRRYGTSYLPMDETLARAVVDVSGRPFLVYRADIKNPKLGDFDTELAEEFFRAVAMNARLTLHLEVLYGSNSHHMIEGLFKAFGRALAEAIGQDGSNRLPSTKGLIEG; encoded by the coding sequence TTGAGAACAGCTGAGACGAAACGAGAGACAAAAGAGACGAACATCGAGCTCAAGCTTGATTTGAATGGGACAGGACAAAGTGACATCAAGACAGGTGTCGGCTTCTTTGACCATATGCTGACACTGTTCGCGTTCCACAGCCAAATCGATTTGACGGTCCATGTCGAAGGGGATACGTGGGTCGACGCCCACCATACGGTCGAAGACGTCGGGATCACCCTTGGGCAGATAATCAATCAAGCGCTCGGCGACAAAGTCGGCATTCGCCGCTATGGCACGAGTTATTTGCCGATGGACGAGACGCTCGCGCGTGCCGTCGTTGACGTATCGGGCCGTCCGTTCCTCGTCTACCGCGCCGATATCAAAAATCCGAAACTCGGAGACTTTGATACCGAGCTCGCCGAAGAGTTTTTCCGGGCCGTGGCGATGAACGCCCGGTTGACACTGCACCTAGAGGTCCTCTACGGGTCGAACTCGCACCACATGATTGAAGGGTTGTTCAAGGCGTTCGGTCGCGCCCTCGCCGAGGCGATTGGGCAAGACGGGTCGAATCGGCTCCCGTCGACGAAAGGACTGATCGAAGGATGA
- a CDS encoding pyridoxal phosphate-dependent aminotransferase: MRQNYETIPRYVPQAVKGHALNQNESQYEFPERLKTAIRELPLDLSHYPVDELAALKQSYATYAGVDPQQLMVGSGSDELLAILCQAILDADDVVAAPIPDFSMYGIYTHIARGNFVQPDADGLSIQSLLETIEAERPKLVLVSNPNNPTGKMWSLDELETVASRVPYLVVDEAYIDFTMEDSFKDRLADHANVIILRTLSKAFGLANLRIGFMIADERLIEKIDRFRSPFNVSGLSAAVATVVLNDSEYIEESINFHQTQRQKLETLLAPIGNVLPSRANFLYVKTPDSEAWAARFLEKDVHVRAFADGIRVSAGTDEAYRLLQQTIEEVTSLENS; this comes from the coding sequence ATGAGACAGAACTATGAGACGATTCCCCGCTACGTCCCGCAGGCGGTCAAAGGACATGCGTTGAATCAAAACGAGAGCCAATATGAGTTCCCAGAGCGGTTAAAGACGGCAATCCGAGAGCTTCCGCTCGATTTGAGCCATTATCCGGTCGATGAGTTGGCAGCGCTGAAACAAAGTTATGCGACATATGCTGGTGTGGATCCGCAACAACTCATGGTCGGGAGCGGCAGTGACGAACTGCTAGCCATTTTATGTCAGGCAATCCTTGACGCCGATGACGTCGTCGCCGCCCCGATTCCCGATTTTTCGATGTACGGCATTTATACGCATATCGCTCGCGGGAATTTTGTGCAGCCGGATGCGGACGGATTGTCGATTCAATCATTGCTCGAGACGATCGAGGCGGAACGGCCGAAACTTGTGCTCGTGTCGAACCCGAACAATCCGACGGGAAAGATGTGGTCACTCGATGAACTCGAAACGGTCGCCAGCCGTGTTCCATATCTCGTCGTGGACGAGGCATATATCGATTTCACGATGGAAGATTCATTCAAAGACCGACTCGCGGACCACGCGAACGTCATCATTCTCCGTACGTTATCGAAAGCGTTCGGACTCGCGAATCTGCGCATCGGTTTCATGATTGCCGACGAGCGCTTAATCGAGAAGATTGACCGGTTCCGTTCGCCATTCAACGTGAGCGGGCTGAGTGCGGCCGTGGCGACGGTCGTGTTGAACGACTCCGAATATATCGAGGAGTCGATCAACTTCCATCAAACGCAGCGACAAAAGCTTGAAACGTTGCTCGCACCGATTGGAAACGTCTTACCGAGCCGTGCCAATTTCCTATACGTCAAAACACCGGACAGCGAAGCTTGGGCCGCCCGTTTCTTAGAAAAGGATGTCCATGTTCGCGCGTTCGCAGACGGGATTCGTGTCAGTGCCGGCACGGACGAGGCGTACCGCTTGCTTCAACAAACGATAGAAGAGGTGACTTCACTTGAGAACAGCTGA
- the hisD gene encoding histidinol dehydrogenase has translation MSTETNRSRRESWAEAVKPILEAVELNGDEALLEFTKKFDGVDVIETVDLTAFTPPEAYGELTEALMLAAERIRTFHERQRRQDDAYEDGMFRLGRRFMPLDSVGVYVPGGTAVYPSSVLMNIIPAKVAGVKRIVMVTPPKPDGIDLSLLIAAKIAGADECHLVGGAQAVAALAFGTETIKPVDKIVGPGNAYVATAKSLVSHIVGIDSVAGPSEVLIIADETANPKWVAADLLAQAEHDVEATALALVTSVELAERIEQELARQLAELPRRDIAVEALKRGGVRIMSSERAIEVANEMAAEHVQLAVSDPETYMQAIRHGGSFFLGHEAAEAFGDYIAGPNHVLPTSGTARFSSGLSVDDFYRRQTFLQMTELDERVTRAAIRIAQQEQLDGHARAMAVRLEDV, from the coding sequence ATGAGCACGGAAACGAATCGGAGCCGGCGTGAAAGCTGGGCGGAAGCAGTTAAGCCAATTCTCGAGGCCGTGGAGTTGAACGGAGATGAAGCGCTCCTAGAGTTTACAAAGAAATTTGACGGTGTCGATGTAATCGAAACGGTCGACTTGACAGCCTTCACGCCACCTGAAGCTTACGGGGAGTTGACCGAGGCGTTGATGCTCGCCGCCGAACGCATTCGCACGTTCCACGAGCGTCAGCGTCGTCAAGACGACGCGTATGAAGATGGCATGTTCAGACTCGGACGTCGCTTCATGCCGCTCGACTCGGTCGGCGTGTACGTACCGGGTGGGACGGCCGTCTATCCCTCGAGCGTCTTGATGAACATCATCCCGGCGAAAGTGGCCGGTGTGAAACGGATCGTCATGGTGACGCCGCCAAAACCAGATGGCATCGACTTGTCGCTATTGATTGCGGCAAAAATCGCAGGGGCAGATGAGTGTCATCTGGTCGGCGGGGCACAAGCCGTGGCCGCGCTTGCGTTTGGCACCGAGACGATCAAACCGGTCGACAAGATTGTCGGACCTGGTAACGCCTATGTCGCGACCGCGAAGTCGCTCGTCTCTCACATCGTCGGCATCGACTCGGTCGCTGGGCCGTCTGAAGTACTCATCATCGCCGATGAGACGGCCAATCCGAAATGGGTCGCCGCCGACTTGCTCGCCCAAGCCGAACATGACGTCGAAGCGACGGCACTCGCTCTCGTCACGTCAGTCGAGTTGGCCGAACGGATCGAACAGGAATTGGCACGCCAGCTGGCCGAGCTACCACGCCGTGACATTGCGGTCGAGGCATTGAAACGAGGCGGGGTACGCATCATGTCGAGCGAACGTGCAATCGAAGTCGCCAACGAGATGGCAGCCGAGCACGTGCAACTTGCCGTCTCCGACCCGGAAACCTATATGCAAGCCATCCGTCACGGTGGTTCGTTCTTCCTCGGTCATGAAGCCGCGGAAGCGTTTGGCGATTACATCGCTGGACCAAACCACGTCTTGCCGACGAGCGGGACGGCCCGCTTCTCGAGCGGCCTCTCGGTCGATGATTTTTACCGGAGACAGACGTTCCTTCAGATGACGGAGCTCGATGAACGTGTCACACGCGCTGCGATTCGCATCGCACAACAAGAACAACTTGACGGCCACGCCCGAGCGATGGCGGTTCGATTGGAGGACGTATGA
- the hisG gene encoding ATP phosphoribosyltransferase: MKVAIAKGRIEKAARDYFEQVGLTVWPEKRGRELTVEVDGHEFIFVKGDDVYKYVMHGAADVGVVGGDILREKTPGVLEVVDLPFGRCRMAVCGPKEWKNGTKKLKVASKYPNIAISHFASKRQNVEVIALNGSVELAPLTGLADCIVDIVETGATLRANDLEEYETIFTVNAKFITSETALANDPDELKAWIRRLSKEEAK; this comes from the coding sequence ATGAAAGTGGCCATCGCGAAAGGACGCATTGAAAAAGCGGCCCGAGACTATTTCGAACAAGTCGGATTAACCGTCTGGCCCGAAAAACGCGGCCGGGAACTGACTGTCGAAGTCGACGGGCATGAGTTCATCTTCGTCAAAGGGGATGACGTCTATAAATATGTCATGCACGGCGCGGCTGATGTCGGCGTCGTCGGAGGCGACATCTTGCGAGAGAAGACGCCTGGCGTTCTCGAAGTCGTCGATTTGCCGTTCGGCCGTTGCCGGATGGCGGTCTGTGGACCGAAAGAATGGAAAAATGGGACGAAAAAATTGAAAGTCGCGAGCAAGTATCCGAATATCGCCATCTCTCACTTCGCTTCGAAGCGACAGAACGTTGAAGTGATTGCGTTGAACGGTTCGGTCGAACTCGCACCGCTCACGGGACTCGCCGATTGCATCGTCGATATCGTCGAGACGGGGGCGACGCTTCGTGCGAACGACCTCGAGGAATACGAAACGATTTTCACGGTGAACGCCAAGTTCATCACGAGTGAGACGGCGCTCGCCAACGATCCTGATGAATTGAAGGCCTGGATTCGTCGTTTAAGCAAGGAGGAAGCGAAATGA
- a CDS encoding ATP phosphoribosyltransferase regulatory subunit has protein sequence MIWFNTKGSIPEGWHELQGEDVLRPKQWMLSFLERAESNGYSVIEPPLVEYYSHYQDLALFDESAYYRLFGNDGELLVMRPDYTLQIARKLADGHEPMRVAYAGAVYRRTPKHSGQPHERQQLGLEWIDGDAPDMELIASFLSMTERVLPQDGLRIQVGSAALVAAVADEAGIPERTLRQYLALRNLESLRDLADMYQYPLIAKLPFLIGDSALAELREVAEPGLTAAINEVERAVEHLRAIGLNVSYDFGQTGDFDYYSGLTVTGSIDGRRVLSGGRYDSLYGHFGQSRRAFGLSLDLEQLGEVIL, from the coding sequence ATGATCTGGTTCAATACAAAAGGATCCATCCCGGAAGGATGGCACGAATTGCAAGGGGAAGACGTTCTGCGTCCGAAGCAGTGGATGTTGTCATTTTTAGAGCGAGCCGAGTCAAATGGCTACAGTGTCATTGAGCCGCCGCTCGTGGAATATTATTCGCACTATCAAGACTTGGCCTTGTTCGATGAGTCGGCCTATTATCGTCTGTTCGGGAATGACGGCGAGTTGCTCGTCATGCGTCCGGACTATACGTTGCAAATCGCTCGGAAGCTCGCCGATGGTCATGAACCGATGCGGGTCGCCTATGCCGGTGCCGTCTATCGGCGTACCCCGAAACATTCGGGTCAGCCGCATGAGCGTCAACAGCTCGGGCTTGAATGGATTGACGGGGACGCTCCCGATATGGAGTTGATCGCGTCATTCCTCAGTATGACTGAGCGGGTGTTGCCGCAAGACGGGCTTCGGATTCAAGTCGGTTCGGCTGCCTTGGTCGCCGCCGTGGCGGATGAGGCCGGCATCCCTGAGCGGACGCTCCGTCAATATTTGGCGCTCCGTAACTTGGAATCACTCCGTGACCTCGCGGATATGTATCAATACCCGTTAATCGCGAAGCTACCGTTCTTAATCGGTGATTCGGCACTCGCTGAACTACGAGAAGTCGCCGAGCCAGGATTGACGGCTGCGATCAATGAAGTCGAGCGGGCGGTCGAACATTTACGCGCCATCGGTTTGAACGTATCGTACGACTTTGGACAGACCGGCGATTTTGATTATTATTCAGGACTGACGGTGACAGGAAGCATCGACGGACGGCGCGTCCTCTCGGGCGGTCGCTATGATTCGCTATACGGACATTTCGGCCAATCGCGACGGGCGTTCGGATTGTCGCTTGATTTAGAACAGTTAGGTGAGGTGATTTTATGA
- the hisJ gene encoding histidinol-phosphatase HisJ, with protein sequence MIDFTRDGHLHTPFCPHGSSDSLEAYVKRALNQGIKTLTFTEHAPLPTRFQDPTPEQDSAMALDLLPRYIEALQTLKRSYPELDLRIGLEIDYLPGYESETLALLEPYADVLDEAILSQHFLLVDDELLPIDFSADTFDVLVERVGSFEAVMKQYYTALATSLAFPWERLKVDRIGHIDLPIKYQHNYTWDRSNVQDEQTRLLQTIATRGFGLDLNTAGLRKPDCGQPYAIDVASEAAALGIPFVLGSDAHIAFDVGAGFEIIQKKATFL encoded by the coding sequence ATGATTGACTTTACCCGTGATGGTCACCTTCACACTCCATTTTGTCCGCATGGTTCATCCGATTCGCTCGAAGCGTATGTAAAGCGCGCCTTGAACCAAGGAATCAAGACGCTCACGTTCACAGAGCATGCGCCGCTCCCGACCCGGTTTCAGGACCCGACGCCAGAACAAGATTCAGCGATGGCGCTCGATTTGCTCCCGCGTTATATAGAAGCTTTGCAGACGTTGAAGCGGTCGTATCCCGAACTTGATCTCCGCATCGGTTTGGAGATCGACTATTTGCCCGGATATGAGTCCGAGACGCTGGCGTTGCTCGAGCCATATGCCGACGTACTAGACGAAGCAATCTTGTCCCAACACTTTCTCCTCGTCGACGACGAGCTCCTGCCTATCGACTTCTCGGCCGACACGTTTGATGTGCTCGTCGAACGTGTCGGCTCGTTCGAGGCCGTGATGAAACAATACTACACGGCGCTCGCTACCAGCCTCGCATTCCCTTGGGAGCGCTTGAAAGTGGACCGCATCGGACATATCGACTTACCGATTAAATATCAACACAATTACACGTGGGACCGCTCGAACGTGCAGGACGAACAGACGCGCTTGCTACAAACGATCGCTACACGCGGTTTCGGTCTCGATTTGAATACGGCCGGTCTCCGCAAGCCCGATTGCGGCCAACCTTACGCCATTGACGTCGCGTCCGAGGCGGCCGCACTCGGCATCCCGTTCGTGCTCGGTTCAGACGCCCATATCGCCTTTGATGTCGGCGCCGGGTTCGAAATTATACAAAAAAAAGCCACGTTCCTATGA
- a CDS encoding deoxycytidylate deaminase encodes MEKQRLWDETWLRFADMMAVRHSKCASKSVACVIVKDEKPISIGLNGTPPGHTNCNEIFLKREDGFYKRAEYVSEDAVDLLEAPVSFIHEGVTFIRCSDPYDHHNWSKQHEIHAEINAIGKLAADSTNAFGATAYVTHSPCHACSLALIASRVARVVYAVGYEHGDGLDLMRESGIDVVHMPLEKSFKNTL; translated from the coding sequence ATGGAAAAACAACGGCTATGGGATGAGACGTGGTTGCGGTTCGCTGATATGATGGCGGTACGCCATTCGAAATGCGCCTCGAAAAGTGTCGCTTGCGTCATCGTCAAAGATGAGAAGCCGATCTCGATTGGGCTCAATGGGACGCCACCCGGGCATACGAACTGCAATGAGATCTTTTTAAAACGGGAAGACGGTTTTTATAAACGGGCCGAGTACGTGTCAGAAGATGCGGTCGATTTGCTCGAGGCACCGGTTTCATTCATCCATGAGGGTGTGACATTTATTAGATGTTCGGACCCATACGACCACCATAATTGGTCGAAGCAACATGAAATCCACGCCGAAATCAACGCGATCGGTAAGCTCGCCGCGGATTCGACGAACGCCTTCGGGGCGACAGCCTATGTGACCCACTCACCATGTCATGCCTGTTCGCTCGCTTTGATCGCATCACGCGTAGCCCGTGTCGTCTATGCGGTCGGCTATGAGCACGGTGACGGCCTCGATTTGATGCGTGAAAGCGGGATTGACGTGGTACATATGCCACTCGAAAAAAGTTTCAAAAACACATTGTAA